In one Pseudomonas sp. SG20056 genomic region, the following are encoded:
- the radA gene encoding DNA repair protein RadA — translation MAKAKRMYGCTECGATFPKWAGQCGECGAWNTLVETLLEANAATPSGRAGWAGDQVQIKTLAEVSVEEVPRFSTASGELDRVLGGGLVDGSVVLIGGDPGIGKSTILLQTLCNIATRFPALYVTGEESQQQVAMRARRLGLPEDKLKVMTETCIESIIATARMEKPKVMVIDSIQTIFTEQLQSAPGGVAQVRESAALLVRFAKQSGTAIFLVGHVTKEGALAGPRVLEHMVDTVLYFEGESDGRLRLLRAVKNRFGAINELGVFGMTDKGLKEVTNPSAIFLTRAQEEVPGSVVMATWEGTRPMLVEVQALVDTSHMANPRRVTLGLDQNRLAMLLAVLHRHGGIPTYDQDVFLNVVGGVKVLETASDLALMAAVISSLRNKPLPHDLLVFGEVGLSGEIRPVPSGQERLKEAAKHGFKRAIVPKGNAPKDPPPGLQVIAVTRLEQALDALFE, via the coding sequence ATGGCCAAGGCCAAGCGCATGTATGGCTGCACCGAGTGCGGCGCCACCTTCCCGAAATGGGCCGGCCAGTGCGGCGAGTGCGGGGCCTGGAATACCCTAGTGGAAACCCTGCTTGAAGCCAACGCAGCCACCCCCAGCGGCCGCGCCGGCTGGGCGGGTGATCAGGTGCAGATCAAGACCCTGGCCGAAGTCAGCGTCGAGGAGGTGCCGCGCTTTTCCACCGCATCTGGTGAGCTGGACCGCGTGCTCGGCGGCGGCCTGGTGGACGGCTCGGTGGTGCTGATTGGCGGCGACCCCGGTATCGGCAAGTCGACCATCCTGCTGCAGACCTTGTGCAATATCGCCACGCGCTTCCCCGCGCTGTATGTCACCGGTGAGGAATCCCAGCAGCAGGTGGCCATGCGCGCCCGCCGCCTGGGCTTGCCGGAAGACAAGCTCAAGGTGATGACCGAGACCTGCATCGAAAGCATCATCGCCACCGCGCGGATGGAAAAGCCCAAGGTGATGGTGATCGACTCGATCCAGACCATCTTTACCGAGCAGCTGCAGTCGGCTCCCGGCGGTGTCGCCCAGGTGCGCGAAAGTGCGGCGTTGCTGGTGCGCTTTGCCAAGCAGAGCGGCACGGCGATTTTCCTGGTCGGGCACGTGACCAAGGAAGGTGCACTGGCCGGACCGCGTGTGCTTGAGCATATGGTCGACACCGTGCTGTATTTCGAGGGTGAATCCGATGGCCGCCTGCGCCTGCTGCGCGCGGTGAAGAATCGCTTTGGCGCGATCAATGAACTGGGCGTGTTCGGCATGACCGACAAGGGCCTGAAAGAGGTCACCAACCCTTCGGCGATCTTCCTCACCCGCGCCCAGGAAGAAGTCCCCGGCAGCGTGGTGATGGCCACCTGGGAAGGCACCCGACCGATGCTGGTGGAGGTGCAGGCGCTGGTCGACACCAGCCATATGGCCAACCCGCGCCGCGTCACCCTGGGCCTGGATCAGAATCGTCTGGCCATGCTGCTGGCTGTGTTGCACCGGCATGGCGGCATCCCAACCTATGATCAGGACGTATTTCTCAACGTGGTGGGCGGGGTCAAGGTGCTGGAAACCGCATCCGATCTGGCGCTGATGGCCGCGGTGATTTCCAGCCTGCGCAACAAGCCGCTACCGCATGACCTGCTGGTGTTTGGCGAGGTCGGCCTGTCTGGCGAGATTCGCCCGGTGCCCAGCGGCCAGGAACGTCTGAAAGAGGCGGCCAAGCACGGCTTCAAGCGCGCCATCGTGCCCAAGGGCAATGCGCCGAAAGATCCGCCGCCAGGGTTGCAGGTGATTGCCGTCACGCGCCTGGAGCAAGCGCTGGATGCCCTGTTCGAGTAG
- a CDS encoding PilZ domain-containing protein produces MSETANERRRFHRIAFDAPTEIVQGERRWAVELHDVSLKGLLIKRPNGWNGDPNQPFEANIQLADDTRVLMEVVLTRTQSDLLGFVCRHIDLDSISHLRRLVELNLGDDSLLERELAALGEDE; encoded by the coding sequence ATGAGCGAAACAGCCAATGAGCGTCGGCGCTTTCACCGCATCGCTTTCGACGCCCCCACCGAGATCGTGCAAGGGGAACGGCGCTGGGCGGTCGAACTGCATGACGTATCGCTGAAAGGCCTGCTGATCAAGCGCCCCAATGGCTGGAACGGCGACCCTAATCAGCCATTCGAAGCCAATATCCAACTGGCCGACGACACCCGCGTACTGATGGAAGTGGTGCTGACACGCACCCAGTCTGATCTGCTCGGCTTTGTCTGCCGGCATATCGACCTCGACTCGATCAGCCACCTGCGTCGCCTGGTGGAACTCAACCTCGGCGATGACAGCCTGCTGGAACGCGAACTCGCCGCCCTCGGCGAAGACGAGTAA
- the glyA gene encoding serine hydroxymethyltransferase: protein MFSRDLTIARYDAELFAAMEQEAQRQEHHIELIASENYTSPAVMEAQGSVLTNKYAEGYPGKRYYGGCEYVDIVEQLAIDRAKELFGADYANVQPHSGSQANSAVYMALLEAGDTVLGMSLAHGGHLTHGASVSFSGKIYNAVQYGITDAGLIDYDEVERLAVEHKPKMIIAGFSAYSQVLDFPRFRAIADKVGAYLFVDMAHVAGLVAAGVYPNPVPFADVVTTTTHKTLRGPRGGLILARANEALEKKFNSAVFPGGQGGPLEHVIAAKAVCFKEALQPEFKAYQQQVIKNAQAMASVFIENGYDVVSGGTENHLFLLSLIKQDITGKDADAALGRAFITVNKNSVPNDPRSPFVTSGLRIGTPAVTTRGFKEDECRALAGWICEILANLGDDAVEARVREQVKAVCAKFPVYGN from the coding sequence ATGTTCAGCCGTGATTTGACTATCGCCCGTTATGACGCCGAATTGTTTGCCGCGATGGAGCAAGAAGCCCAGCGCCAGGAACATCACATCGAGCTGATCGCCTCGGAGAACTACACCAGCCCAGCGGTGATGGAAGCCCAGGGTTCGGTACTGACCAACAAGTATGCCGAAGGCTATCCGGGCAAGCGTTACTACGGCGGTTGCGAATACGTCGACATCGTCGAGCAGCTTGCCATCGACCGCGCCAAGGAACTGTTCGGTGCCGACTACGCCAACGTCCAGCCACACTCCGGCTCGCAAGCTAACAGCGCCGTGTATATGGCCCTGCTGGAAGCCGGCGACACCGTACTGGGCATGAGCCTGGCCCACGGTGGTCACCTGACCCACGGCGCCAGCGTCAGCTTCTCCGGCAAGATCTACAACGCCGTGCAGTACGGCATCACCGATGCCGGCCTGATCGACTACGACGAAGTTGAGCGCCTGGCGGTTGAACACAAGCCAAAGATGATCATTGCCGGTTTCAGCGCCTACTCGCAGGTCCTGGACTTCCCACGTTTCCGTGCCATCGCCGACAAGGTCGGTGCCTACCTGTTCGTTGACATGGCCCACGTTGCGGGTCTGGTCGCTGCTGGCGTGTACCCGAACCCGGTGCCGTTCGCCGACGTGGTCACCACCACCACTCACAAAACCCTGCGCGGCCCGCGCGGCGGCCTGATCCTCGCCCGCGCCAACGAAGCGCTGGAGAAGAAATTCAACTCCGCAGTATTCCCAGGCGGCCAAGGCGGCCCGCTGGAGCACGTGATCGCCGCCAAGGCCGTGTGCTTCAAGGAAGCCCTGCAGCCTGAGTTCAAGGCCTACCAGCAGCAAGTGATCAAGAACGCCCAGGCCATGGCCAGCGTGTTTATCGAGAACGGCTACGACGTGGTCTCCGGCGGTACTGAGAACCACCTGTTCCTGCTCAGCCTGATCAAGCAGGACATCACCGGTAAAGACGCCGACGCCGCCCTGGGTCGCGCCTTTATCACCGTGAACAAGAACAGTGTGCCGAACGATCCACGTTCGCCGTTCGTCACCTCCGGCCTGCGCATCGGCACCCCAGCCGTGACCACCCGTGGCTTCAAGGAAGACGAGTGCCGCGCGCTGGCTGGCTGGATCTGCGAGATCCTCGCCAACCTGGGCGACGACGCTGTTGAAGCGCGCGTTCGCGAGCAAGTTAAAGCGGTCTGCGCCAAGTTCCCGGTTTACGGCAACTAA
- a CDS encoding DUF465 domain-containing protein, translating into MHVEHHPLIKDFPELRGALHELRLGDANFARLADTYETLDKRICRIEAGSELLADEALLALKQERVGLKDDLARRLKRAAGQCCGCGNGCQG; encoded by the coding sequence ATGCATGTTGAACACCATCCGCTGATCAAGGATTTCCCCGAACTGCGCGGCGCGCTGCATGAGCTGCGTCTTGGCGATGCCAACTTCGCCCGCCTGGCGGATACCTACGAAACCCTGGATAAACGTATTTGCCGGATCGAGGCGGGCAGCGAACTGCTGGCTGATGAGGCGCTGCTGGCCCTCAAGCAGGAGCGGGTTGGCCTCAAGGATGATCTCGCGCGCCGTCTGAAACGCGCTGCCGGGCAATGTTGTGGCTGTGGTAACGGTTGCCAGGGATAG